The segment CAAAGCAATGTTCAGAAAACAGTATTCCGTTGATATCGCCGAAGGATCTGAAAAAGGGCTTGAGATGATACAAAATGAAAAGAAATATGCTGTCATTATTTCTGACTTGAAAATGCCCGGCATGGACGGCATTGAATTTTTGCATCGAGTTCAAAAGATAACCCCGGACACAACACGCATAATGCTGACGGGACATGCGGACGTTGAGGCAGCAACACTGGCGGTGAATAGAGGGCATGTATTCCGTTTTCTTACCAAGCCGGTGCAAGCCGACGAAATGCGCCGCATTCTTGATGCCGCGATAAAACAGTATTCACTGGTCACCTCGGAAAAAGAGCTTTTGCGCGGGACACTAAAGGGTTGCATCAGAGTTCTGACGGATGTGCTTTCAGTCGTTAGCCCTGAAACATTCAGCCTCAGTCAGCGCATCAAAAGGCTGGCAGTGAAAACGGCAGAACGTCTCGGCATTCGCAATACCAACCAGCTTGAATTGGCCGCAATGCTCTCCCAGCTCGGCTGTATATCCCTGAGCGAGGCAACCTTGCACAAGATTCATTCCGGTAAAAATCTGACTGAAAGTGAGCAAAATGAATTTGCAGCTCATCCATCCATATCAGCAAAACTTCTATCTAATATTCCGAGACTTGATCAGGTTGTTGAGATCATAAGCAAACAAAATCAATGTGCAGACGAATTTCCAGACATGCCTATTGAGTCTAAAATAATTAAAGCCTGCCTCGACTTTGAAACCTTGATAGGCAGAGGCATGAATTCATCAGAAGCCTTTTTTGAAATGAAAAAAAACATCAAGTGGTACGACAATAATATACTTGAATCATTAGAAAATGCAGCCACAATTGAAGATCATTATGAGCAGAAGATGCTACCTGTTTCAGACCTTAAACCGGGAATGATCATGAATCAAAATCTGAACACATCTACAGGAGTTCTGGTAATAGCAAAGGGACAGGAAATCGGAGAAGCGGTCCTTGCCCGGCTAAATAATGTTGCACGAAATAATAAACTTCCAGATCAAATTAATGTTCTAATTAACAAAAAAATTTTCAAAAACGAATAGCAACTAGACCTGCACCTGTTTATATTTACACTTATTTTTTTATTTAATAGACCCACAACCATAATTTAATATATAATAAAAATCAGAGCTATCAAATAAAACACATAATCGGGAATACTATGAAACAGCGGGTCCTGTTTATAGATGATGATAAAAATATCCTTGCGTCCTTTCGCAGCCTTCTGCGCAAAGAATTCTTGATTGATACGGCATCGCACCCAGAAGAAGGGCTTGCTATGTTCAAGGAAAAAGGCCCCTACCCTGTTGTTATCTCAGATCTCAAAATGCCGGACATGGACGGCCTGACCCTATTATCAAAAATCAATAAACTAAATGAAGATACTATCGGCATCATACTAACTGGACATGCCGATTTAGAAACAGCTGTAACAGCTTTGAATCAGGGTCATGTTTTTCGTTTTCTCACCAAACCTTCAGACAAAGAAACCATTGTAAACGTTGTCCGCGCTGGACAGGATCAATATAATCTTATCACCGGAAATAAACTAAAAGAACGAATAATCAAACAAGACTTAAAAGCCGCCGCTTTTATTCAGGAAAGCTTTCTTCCTCATGAGCGTGCGGATATCGGAAAACTCTCATTGAACTGGCTGTTCAAACCAAGTGATTATGTCGGCGGAGACATGTTCGATATAATTCCTCTCGACCATGAAAATACGGGATTTTATTTAATGGATATCAGCGGTCATGGAGTTTCCGCAGCCCTCGCCGCCGTATCAGTATCTCTCTTGCTGGCGCGCTCCGGCCATCTGACTAATTCCAAA is part of the Maridesulfovibrio ferrireducens genome and harbors:
- a CDS encoding HD domain-containing phosphohydrolase: MEKARILFVDDEINLLKSVKAMFRKQYSVDIAEGSEKGLEMIQNEKKYAVIISDLKMPGMDGIEFLHRVQKITPDTTRIMLTGHADVEAATLAVNRGHVFRFLTKPVQADEMRRILDAAIKQYSLVTSEKELLRGTLKGCIRVLTDVLSVVSPETFSLSQRIKRLAVKTAERLGIRNTNQLELAAMLSQLGCISLSEATLHKIHSGKNLTESEQNEFAAHPSISAKLLSNIPRLDQVVEIISKQNQCADEFPDMPIESKIIKACLDFETLIGRGMNSSEAFFEMKKNIKWYDNNILESLENAATIEDHYEQKMLPVSDLKPGMIMNQNLNTSTGVLVIAKGQEIGEAVLARLNNVARNNKLPDQINVLINKKIFKNE
- a CDS encoding PP2C family protein-serine/threonine phosphatase yields the protein MKQRVLFIDDDKNILASFRSLLRKEFLIDTASHPEEGLAMFKEKGPYPVVISDLKMPDMDGLTLLSKINKLNEDTIGIILTGHADLETAVTALNQGHVFRFLTKPSDKETIVNVVRAGQDQYNLITGNKLKERIIKQDLKAAAFIQESFLPHERADIGKLSLNWLFKPSDYVGGDMFDIIPLDHENTGFYLMDISGHGVSAALAAVSVSLLLARSGHLTNSKTAEIISPSELLLQLDNDFPIERLNKHFTMFYGIINSARKTLRYSSAGHLPPILLRSNGALEYLEKGGSVIGMNSGIPFEEDEVPFNPGDKLISFTDGVSEYQSQSDEMFEMERFISLVQEYREMSSREMLDHIYEKMMQFGENRPPLDDVTICCLDFEKEDENQ